GTCGTGCTTGATGAGGGTGTGCACGACACGGCCCTTGAAGGTGGAGGCCGCGACCGTCGTCGTGCCGCGCAGATAGAGGGGGTGGTGGGTCACCAGCAGGTCGGCGCCCAGCTTCACCGCTTCCTCGACGATCTCCTGGACCGGGTCGACGGCGAACAGGACGCGGCCGACCTCCTGGTCGGGATCGCCGCAGACCGTGCCGACCGCGTCCCACCCCTCGGCCCTCTCGGGCGGCCAGAGGGCGTCGAGCGCGGCGATGACTTCAGACAGACGGGGCACGCACAAAGGCTACCTGCACTCCTCCCGTCCCCGACCGGCCACGGGTCACTTGACCGGACACCCCCCGACCAGCACATCCGTCGCCGTTCCCTCAGGCGAATCGCCGGACGAACACCCTTATGTGTGAAGGGGGTGCGGGTTGTCCCACGTCTGTGCGTACGAAAACTAGCTTCGTCGCCGGAGGTGATCGAACGATGACGGCCTGTACACCCCCCTCCCCCACCACGGGCCACGGGAACGACGCGGGACGGGAGAAGGACGGAACGAACGCCGACCCGCCGAGCGGAGATCGCTGTGAGAGCGGTGCCAGTGGTGCGCGTGGTGCGAGTGGTGAGTACGACGGGTACGACAGCAGAGGCGGCGGGCCGGGCGGAAGCGCCGGAGGCGACGAGCCCCCCGCGCCCGGCTGTGTGATCACCGCCGACGGGGCGTACGCGGCGCGGCTCGCGCTCGACGGCGAGTCCTGGTTCCCCGAGCGCTGGACCCTCGACGGTCACGAGCCGTACGCCGTTCCCCTGCCCGGCAACCAGCCGGAGGAGCCCGGCACCGAAGTGCTCCCCATGACCGACGGCCGGGTCCTCATCCACCGGGTGGCCGGCGACCTACACCTGTTCTCGCTCCTCTATCCCACCGGACCCGGCACCGGCGAACTCCCGCTCGGCGCGGTCGAATGCGCCGACCCGACGACCCGGATGCGGCTGCTGCCGCCCTCGCCGTGCGGGGAGCGGGCGTACGCCCTCGCCCTGAGCCGGACGGCCACGGCGGTGTGGCTGGTGGTAGGCGGAACGTTCGGGCCGGAGCTGGTGGCACAGCTGCCGGGCCGGTGCTCGGGCGGCGTCTGGCTGGACGCGACGGGCCGGCTGCTCGCTCTGGACCAGGAGTCGGGCGGCCGGACGAAGTCGGTGGCCGTCGATCTGGAGCAGGGCGGCGCGGTCTCGCCGCTGTTGCAGATCGCGGACGACAGCAACGACCGGGTGCTGCTCGCCGACCCCGACAGCGGACTGCTCCTGATCCGCTCGGACGCCCCCTCCCCCGGCCACGACCGGCTCGGCTGGGGCGTGTTGGGCAGTACGCTCCCGGTCCGTTTCCCGGAGTGTCTGCGGGTGCCCGAGGGGCATCGCGTCACCCCCTTCGCCATCCAGCCGGGACAGATCCTCACTCCCGAGAGCTGTGCGGTCGCGTTGCGCGTCGACGGACCGCGCGGCAGCTGGGTCGGCGTCTGGCGCCCGGCCGCCCGCCGCGTCCTCCATCTGCCCGCGCCCGACGGCTGGTTGACGGGTGCCGGGCTGTGGAGCCGAGAAGGCGTGCTGCAACTGCCCTACGCCACAGGGGTGGTGCGGTGCGGGGTGGCTCGGGTGGGGGTGCCTTGGGTGGAGGAGCCGGAGGAGGGTCCGGAGGAGTCCCCGTCCCGGGAGGGGGCGGGACCGTCGGGCACCGGGACCTCGGGCGCAGCCCCGTCGGCAGCCGTGCCCGCCGACGCACCTCCGGTCGACACACCACCGGTCGACACACCATCAGTCGATACGCAGTCGGTCAGCGCGCCCCCGGTCGGTGCGGAGCCGATCGGCGCGCCCTCGGTCGGTGCGGAGCCGTCCGTGCCCGTCGTCGCCCGGCCCGTGCCGTTGCAGCAGGCGCCGTTGGAGGGGCGAGTGCCCGAGGAGGTGGCCGTCGGGTGAAGGTGATGTGGGGGGCACGGGCCAGGTGGACGCGGTGTGGGCGACACGCGCTCGGGCGGCTTCGGGGCGAGCGGGGCGGCCCGTTAAAATCACCCGCCGGTAAGAAGATCATTCGACGGGGAACACTTCCAATGAGCGACGTGCACACAATCCAGCCGCCCACTGCCGACCCCCACGAGGCGGAAGGCCACGGCCGGCACCGGGGCCAGATCTCGGCCCACGAAGCCGAGAAGACGAGCCCTCGCGGACGCCACCGCAAGCCGGCCGAACACACGGAGACGACGACGTCCGCCTGAACGGCGACGGACGTCCTCCTGGTCACCTCTGGAGAAACGTCAATTCGACACCGGAACCGACCAGCACCATGGCACCGGCCCCGCCCGTCACGAACGGGCGGGGTCGGCCCCGTTCCCCGGCTCATGTCGCAGCCCCAGTACCTCCGCCGCCGCGAACGTCTCGCCCTCCGGCCGGTCCATGTAGTACGGCGTCAACAGGCCGTCCAGTTCGTCGTACGTGAACGCGTCCTGCTTGGTGTCGAACTTGGCCTGGACGCGCGGGCGTTCGACGATCGCCACCATGCCGCCGTGGACGACGAGGAGTTGGCCGTTGACCTGGGCGGCGGCGGGTGAGGCGAGGTAGCCCACGAGGGGGGCGACGTGCTCGGGGGCGAGAGGGTCGAGGCCGGTGTCGGCGCCGTCGGGCGCGCCCGGAAGACCCGCGAAGACGTCCTCGGTCATCCGGGTGCGGGCGCGCGGGCAGATGACGTTGGCGGTGACGCCGTACTTGGCGAGCGCGAGGGCCGTGGAGGTGGTCAGCCCGACGATCCCGCCCTTCGCGGCGGCGTAGTTGGGCTGGCCCGCCGATCCGGCGAGGAAGGCCTCGGAGGAGGTGTTCACCACCCGCCCGTAGACCCGTCCCCCGCCCTCGCCCGCCTTGGCCCGTGCCCGCCAGTGGGCGGAGGCGAAGCGAGTCGTGTTGAAGTGCCCCTTGAGGTGCACCCGGACGACCGAGTCCCACTCGTCCTCGGACATGGAGAAGACCATCCTGTCGCGCAGGATGCCCGCGTTGTTGACGAGGATGTCGAGCTTGCCGAACCGTTCGACCGCCAACCCGACCAGTTCCCGGGCCTGTTCGTGGTCGGCGACGTCCCCGATGTGCGCCACCGCCTCACCGCCGGCCGCGCGGATCGACTCCGCGACCTCCTCGGCGGGCCCGGTGGACACCTCACCGGAACCGTCCCGCCCCGGTCGGCCGTAGTCGTTGACGACGACGGCCGCGCCCAGGCGGGCCAGTTCCAGCGCCTCGGCCCGGCCGAGGCCACGCCCCGCGCCGGTGACGATCGCGGACAGTCCTTCAAGAGGCAGTGCCAGTGCCACAGCCGGGTCCCTTCCGCCGATGCCGATCCACTCGCGAGCCGGAGTCATGGGTACGGGTCACGGGTCACGCGTCACGTGCCGGACGGCCGACGTGGTCCGCCCGGCTCCGTGACCGTCGCGCTCCGGGAGCCGTCAGATCTCTATGCAGGTGCGGAGCGCCACGCCGGTCCGCATCTGGTCCAGCGCCTCGTTGATGTCGGTGAGGGGCACCCGGTGGGTGATCAGCCCCGCGAGGTCGATACGGCCGGCGCGCCAGAGGGCGATGGCCCGCTCGTAGGAGCGCAGGACGTCTCCGCCTCCGTACATGGAGGGCAGGATGCGCTTCTCGTCGAAGAACAGCTCGAACATGCTGAGTTGGAGGAAGTCGTCCAGCGCGCCCGCGCCGACCACGACGAGGGTGCCGCCACGCCGGGTGGTCTCGTACGCGGTGCGGGCCGTGGTGGAGCGTCCGACGACCTCGAAGACGTAGTCGAA
This genomic stretch from Streptomyces deccanensis harbors:
- a CDS encoding 3-oxoacyl-ACP reductase, with the translated sequence MALALPLEGLSAIVTGAGRGLGRAEALELARLGAAVVVNDYGRPGRDGSGEVSTGPAEEVAESIRAAGGEAVAHIGDVADHEQARELVGLAVERFGKLDILVNNAGILRDRMVFSMSEDEWDSVVRVHLKGHFNTTRFASAHWRARAKAGEGGGRVYGRVVNTSSEAFLAGSAGQPNYAAAKGGIVGLTTSTALALAKYGVTANVICPRARTRMTEDVFAGLPGAPDGADTGLDPLAPEHVAPLVGYLASPAAAQVNGQLLVVHGGMVAIVERPRVQAKFDTKQDAFTYDELDGLLTPYYMDRPEGETFAAAEVLGLRHEPGNGADPARS